Proteins co-encoded in one Vidua chalybeata isolate OUT-0048 chromosome 18, bVidCha1 merged haplotype, whole genome shotgun sequence genomic window:
- the PIWIL1 gene encoding piwi-like protein 1 isoform X3 produces the protein MTGRARARGRPPRQASAVGDAPQWQVQQGMPGPLRGQRQPQPQPPQPQQPQQLHAPPAQAEEPRGHGHLRGCENPLQERRPEGQKGLQVSSGLQDLSLRDRGGRRRDFHDLGVNTRQAMVHVQESKTGFSGKVIKLTTNHFRLTSRPQWALYQYHVGYSPEMEARRLRSALLFQHEETIGKTHAFDGSILFLPKKLENKVTELFSRTRNGEDVKITVTLTNELPPTSPTCLQFYNIIFRRLLKMLNLQQIGRNYYNPSDPVSIPNHRLMVWLGFTSSILQYEENIMLCADVSHKVLRGETVLDTMHSLHSQVGEERFRDACAKELIGLIVLTKYNNRTYRIDDIDWDNNPKSTFRKSDGSEMSFVDYYKKQYNIEISDWMQPVLISQMKRKRGNIQGSVALIPELCSLTGLTDKMRSDFNMMKDLAIHTRLPPEQRQRELGRLLNYIQKDDNVQKELRNWGLSFDYKSVSFTGRVVQGEKIFQSGTMFDYNPQFADWTKETRGLPLIRSVPMDSWLLIYTRRNYDVANTLLQSLFKVTPSMGIHMNRPSMIEVDDRTEAYLRVLQQRVTPDINIVVCILSSSRKDKYDAIKKYLCTECPIPSQCVLARTLSKPQTIMTVATKIALQMNCKMGGELWSVEIPLKKVMIVGIDCYHDTVSGKQSIAGFVASLNQTVTRWFSRCVVQSRGQELVDGIKTCLQTALRNWSKWNKCLPSRIFVYRDGVGDGQLNTLVNYEVPQFLDCLKSIGTDYSPRLTVIVVKKRVGARFFAEIGGGLKNPPPGTVVDTVVTRPEWYDFFIVSQTVKNGCVAPTHYNVVYDTSQLKPDHVQRLTYKLCHMYYNWSGIIRVPAPCQYAHKLAFLVGQSIHREPNLMLSDKLYYL, from the exons ATGACTGgaagagccagagccagaggaaGACCTCCCAGACAGGCATCTGCTGTAGGAGATGCACCT CAGTGGCAGGTGCAGCAGGGCATGCCCGGCCCTCTGCGTGGCCAgcggcagccccagccccagccgccccagccccagcagccccagcagctccacgctcctccagcacaggcagaagaGCCCAGGGGCCACGGGCACCTGCGCGGCTGCGAGAACCccctgcaggagaggaggcCAGAAGGTCAGAAAG GGTTACAGGTTTCCTCAGGACTCCAGGATTTGTCTTTAAGAGATAGGGGTGGACGTCGCAGAGATTTCCATGATCTTGGGGTAAACACTCGGCAAGCCATGGTGCATGTTCAGGAATCCAAAACTG gtttttcaggAAAGGTGATAAAGCTGACCACCAACCACTTCCGGCTGACGTCGCGCCCGCAGTGGGCTCTGTACCAGTACCACGTTGGCTACAGCCCCGAGATGGAGGCGCGGCGCCTGCGCTCGGCCCTGCTCTTCCAGCACGAGGAGACCATTGGCAAGACCCATGCCTTCGATGGGTCAATACTATTCCTGCCAAAGAAACTCGAGAACAAG gTTACTGAGCTGTTCAGTAGGACTCGAAACGGGGAGGATGTGAAGATAACAGTCACACTCACTAATGAGTTGCCACCCACTTCACCTACTTGCCTGCAGTTTTACAACATCATTTTTAGAAG gctTTTGAAGATGCTGAATTTGCAGCAGATTGGACGTAATTATTACAACCCCAGTGATCCAGTCAGCATCCCTAACCACAG GTTGATGGTGTGGCTGGGCTTCACAAGTTCCATCCTGCAGTATGAGGAGAACATCATGCTGTGTGCAGACGTGAGCCATAAGGTTCTCCGTGGGGAGACAGTGCTGGACACTATGCACAGCCTTCACTCCCAGGTTGGAGAGGAGAGATTCAGAGATGCCTGTGCTAAAGAGCTCATTGGTTTAATTGTTCTCACAAA GTACAATAACAGAACGTACAGAATTGATGACATCGACTGGGATAACAATCCAAAGAGTACCTTTAGAAAATCAGATGGTTCTGAGATGAGCTTTGTGGACTACTACAAAAAG CAATATAACATAGAAATTAGTGATTGGATGCAGCCTGTTCTGATCAGTCagatgaagaggaagagagggaacaTACAAGGATCTGTGGCTCTGATTCCAGAGCTGTGCTCCCTAACAG GACTGACGGACAAGATGCGCAGCGATTTCAATATGATGAAAGACCTGGCCATCCACACGCGGCTGCCACCTGAGCAGAGGCAGCGTGAGCTTGGGAGGCTTCTGAACTACATCCAGAA agatGACAATGTTCAGAAGGAGCTCCGAAACTGGGGTTTAAGCTTTGATTATAAATCAGTGTCCTTTACAGGAAGAGTTGTTCAAGGAGAAAAGATCTTTCAGTCAGGAACCATG TTCGATTACAACCCTCAGTTTGCCGACTGGACCAAGGAGACGCGCGGCTTGCCCCTGATCCGCTCGGTGCCCATGGACAGCTGGCTGCTCATCTACACCCGCCGCAACTACGACGTGGCCAacaccctgctgcagagcctcttCAAGGTCACCCCGTCCATGGGCATCCACATGAACAGGCCAAGCAT gATTGAAGTAGATGACAGAACAGAAGCATATTTAAGGGTTTTACAGCAAAGGGTTACCCCTGACATAAACATA gtaGTTTGTATCTTGTCTAGTTCCCGGAAGGATAAATATGATGCCATCAAGAAATACCTGTGTACAGagtgccccatccccagccagTGTGTGCTGGCTCGCACTTTGAGTAAGCCGCAGACTATCATGACGGTAGCCACAAAAATTGCCTTGCAAATGAACTGTAAAATGGGTGGAGAACTCTGGAGTGTTGAGATCCCC CTGAAGAAGGTGATGATTGTGGGCATTGATTGTTACCATGACACCGTCTCTGGGAAGCAGTCGATTGCGGGCTTTGTCGCCAGCCTGAATCAAACAGTCACACG GTGGTTCTCCCGCTGCGTTGTTCAGAGTCGTGGGCAGGAACTTGTGGATGGAATCAAAACCTGCTTGCAAA CTGCTCTGAGGAACTGGTCTAAATGGAATAAGTGTTTGCCCTCTCGTATTTTTGTGTATCGTGATGGTGTTGGAGATGGACAGCTCAACACTTTGGTTAATTATGAAGTGCCTCAATTTCTGGATTGCTTGAAGAGTATTGGTACTGACTACAG cCCGAGACTCACTGTGATTGTGGTGAAGAAACGAGTGGGGGCCAGGTTCTTTGCAGAGATTGGGGGAGGACTCAAAAACCCTCCCCCTGGGACTGTTGTTGATACGGTGGTGACCAGACCAGAGTG GTACGACTTCTTCATCGTGAGCCAGACGGTGAAGAACGGCTGCGTTGCGCCCACTCACTACAACGTCGTCTACGACACCAGCCAGCTGAAACCCGACCACGTGCAGCGCCTCACCTACAAGCTGTGCCACATGTACTACAACTGGTCG gGTATTATCAGAGTACCTGCTCCTTGCCAGTACGCTCATAAATTGGCTTTCCTTGTGGGTCAGAGTATTCACAGGGAGCCAAACCTGATGCTTTCAGACAAACTGTACTACCTCTGA
- the PIWIL1 gene encoding piwi-like protein 1 isoform X2 — MTGRARARGRPPRQASAVGDAPQWQVQQGMPGPLRGQRQPQPQPPQPQQPQQLHAPPAQAEEPRGHGHLRGCENPLQERRPEGLQVSSGLQDLSLRDRGGRRRDFHDLGVNTRQAMVHVQESKTGFSGKVIKLTTNHFRLTSRPQWALYQYHVGYSPEMEARRLRSALLFQHEETIGKTHAFDGSILFLPKKLENKVTELFSRTRNGEDVKITVTLTNELPPTSPTCLQFYNIIFRRLLKMLNLQQIGRNYYNPSDPVSIPNHRLMVWLGFTSSILQYEENIMLCADVSHKVLRGETVLDTMHSLHSQVGEERFRDACAKELIGLIVLTKYNNRTYRIDDIDWDNNPKSTFRKSDGSEMSFVDYYKKQYNIEISDWMQPVLISQMKRKRGNIQGSVALIPELCSLTGLTDKMRSDFNMMKDLAIHTRLPPEQRQRELGRLLNYIQKDDNVQKELRNWGLSFDYKSVSFTGRVVQGEKIFQSGTMFDYNPQFADWTKETRGLPLIRSVPMDSWLLIYTRRNYDVANTLLQSLFKVTPSMGIHMNRPSMIEVDDRTEAYLRVLQQRVTPDINIVVCILSSSRKDKYDAIKKYLCTECPIPSQCVLARTLSKPQTIMTVATKIALQMNCKMGGELWSVEIPLKKVMIVGIDCYHDTVSGKQSIAGFVASLNQTVTRWFSRCVVQSRGQELVDGIKTCLQTALRNWSKWNKCLPSRIFVYRDGVGDGQLNTLVNYEVPQFLDCLKSIGTDYSPRLTVIVVKKRVGARFFAEIGGGLKNPPPGTVVDTVVTRPEWYDFFIVSQTVKNGCVAPTHYNVVYDTSQLKPDHVQRLTYKLCHMYYNWSGIIRVPAPCQYAHKLAFLVGQSIHREPNLMLSDKLYYL, encoded by the exons ATGACTGgaagagccagagccagaggaaGACCTCCCAGACAGGCATCTGCTGTAGGAGATGCACCT CAGTGGCAGGTGCAGCAGGGCATGCCCGGCCCTCTGCGTGGCCAgcggcagccccagccccagccgccccagccccagcagccccagcagctccacgctcctccagcacaggcagaagaGCCCAGGGGCCACGGGCACCTGCGCGGCTGCGAGAACCccctgcaggagaggaggcCAGAAG GGTTACAGGTTTCCTCAGGACTCCAGGATTTGTCTTTAAGAGATAGGGGTGGACGTCGCAGAGATTTCCATGATCTTGGGGTAAACACTCGGCAAGCCATGGTGCATGTTCAGGAATCCAAAACTG gtttttcaggAAAGGTGATAAAGCTGACCACCAACCACTTCCGGCTGACGTCGCGCCCGCAGTGGGCTCTGTACCAGTACCACGTTGGCTACAGCCCCGAGATGGAGGCGCGGCGCCTGCGCTCGGCCCTGCTCTTCCAGCACGAGGAGACCATTGGCAAGACCCATGCCTTCGATGGGTCAATACTATTCCTGCCAAAGAAACTCGAGAACAAG gTTACTGAGCTGTTCAGTAGGACTCGAAACGGGGAGGATGTGAAGATAACAGTCACACTCACTAATGAGTTGCCACCCACTTCACCTACTTGCCTGCAGTTTTACAACATCATTTTTAGAAG gctTTTGAAGATGCTGAATTTGCAGCAGATTGGACGTAATTATTACAACCCCAGTGATCCAGTCAGCATCCCTAACCACAG GTTGATGGTGTGGCTGGGCTTCACAAGTTCCATCCTGCAGTATGAGGAGAACATCATGCTGTGTGCAGACGTGAGCCATAAGGTTCTCCGTGGGGAGACAGTGCTGGACACTATGCACAGCCTTCACTCCCAGGTTGGAGAGGAGAGATTCAGAGATGCCTGTGCTAAAGAGCTCATTGGTTTAATTGTTCTCACAAA GTACAATAACAGAACGTACAGAATTGATGACATCGACTGGGATAACAATCCAAAGAGTACCTTTAGAAAATCAGATGGTTCTGAGATGAGCTTTGTGGACTACTACAAAAAG CAATATAACATAGAAATTAGTGATTGGATGCAGCCTGTTCTGATCAGTCagatgaagaggaagagagggaacaTACAAGGATCTGTGGCTCTGATTCCAGAGCTGTGCTCCCTAACAG GACTGACGGACAAGATGCGCAGCGATTTCAATATGATGAAAGACCTGGCCATCCACACGCGGCTGCCACCTGAGCAGAGGCAGCGTGAGCTTGGGAGGCTTCTGAACTACATCCAGAA agatGACAATGTTCAGAAGGAGCTCCGAAACTGGGGTTTAAGCTTTGATTATAAATCAGTGTCCTTTACAGGAAGAGTTGTTCAAGGAGAAAAGATCTTTCAGTCAGGAACCATG TTCGATTACAACCCTCAGTTTGCCGACTGGACCAAGGAGACGCGCGGCTTGCCCCTGATCCGCTCGGTGCCCATGGACAGCTGGCTGCTCATCTACACCCGCCGCAACTACGACGTGGCCAacaccctgctgcagagcctcttCAAGGTCACCCCGTCCATGGGCATCCACATGAACAGGCCAAGCAT gATTGAAGTAGATGACAGAACAGAAGCATATTTAAGGGTTTTACAGCAAAGGGTTACCCCTGACATAAACATA gtaGTTTGTATCTTGTCTAGTTCCCGGAAGGATAAATATGATGCCATCAAGAAATACCTGTGTACAGagtgccccatccccagccagTGTGTGCTGGCTCGCACTTTGAGTAAGCCGCAGACTATCATGACGGTAGCCACAAAAATTGCCTTGCAAATGAACTGTAAAATGGGTGGAGAACTCTGGAGTGTTGAGATCCCC CTGAAGAAGGTGATGATTGTGGGCATTGATTGTTACCATGACACCGTCTCTGGGAAGCAGTCGATTGCGGGCTTTGTCGCCAGCCTGAATCAAACAGTCACACG GTGGTTCTCCCGCTGCGTTGTTCAGAGTCGTGGGCAGGAACTTGTGGATGGAATCAAAACCTGCTTGCAAA CTGCTCTGAGGAACTGGTCTAAATGGAATAAGTGTTTGCCCTCTCGTATTTTTGTGTATCGTGATGGTGTTGGAGATGGACAGCTCAACACTTTGGTTAATTATGAAGTGCCTCAATTTCTGGATTGCTTGAAGAGTATTGGTACTGACTACAG cCCGAGACTCACTGTGATTGTGGTGAAGAAACGAGTGGGGGCCAGGTTCTTTGCAGAGATTGGGGGAGGACTCAAAAACCCTCCCCCTGGGACTGTTGTTGATACGGTGGTGACCAGACCAGAGTG GTACGACTTCTTCATCGTGAGCCAGACGGTGAAGAACGGCTGCGTTGCGCCCACTCACTACAACGTCGTCTACGACACCAGCCAGCTGAAACCCGACCACGTGCAGCGCCTCACCTACAAGCTGTGCCACATGTACTACAACTGGTCG gGTATTATCAGAGTACCTGCTCCTTGCCAGTACGCTCATAAATTGGCTTTCCTTGTGGGTCAGAGTATTCACAGGGAGCCAAACCTGATGCTTTCAGACAAACTGTACTACCTCTGA
- the PIWIL1 gene encoding piwi-like protein 1 isoform X1, with protein sequence MTGRARARGRPPRQASAVGDAPWQVQQGMPGPLRGQRQPQPQPPQPQQPQQLHAPPAQAEEPRGHGHLRGCENPLQERRPEGQKGLQVSSGLQDLSLRDRGGRRRDFHDLGVNTRQAMVHVQESKTGFSGKVIKLTTNHFRLTSRPQWALYQYHVGYSPEMEARRLRSALLFQHEETIGKTHAFDGSILFLPKKLENKVTELFSRTRNGEDVKITVTLTNELPPTSPTCLQFYNIIFRRLLKMLNLQQIGRNYYNPSDPVSIPNHRLMVWLGFTSSILQYEENIMLCADVSHKVLRGETVLDTMHSLHSQVGEERFRDACAKELIGLIVLTKYNNRTYRIDDIDWDNNPKSTFRKSDGSEMSFVDYYKKQYNIEISDWMQPVLISQMKRKRGNIQGSVALIPELCSLTGLTDKMRSDFNMMKDLAIHTRLPPEQRQRELGRLLNYIQKDDNVQKELRNWGLSFDYKSVSFTGRVVQGEKIFQSGTMFDYNPQFADWTKETRGLPLIRSVPMDSWLLIYTRRNYDVANTLLQSLFKVTPSMGIHMNRPSMIEVDDRTEAYLRVLQQRVTPDINIVVCILSSSRKDKYDAIKKYLCTECPIPSQCVLARTLSKPQTIMTVATKIALQMNCKMGGELWSVEIPLKKVMIVGIDCYHDTVSGKQSIAGFVASLNQTVTRWFSRCVVQSRGQELVDGIKTCLQTALRNWSKWNKCLPSRIFVYRDGVGDGQLNTLVNYEVPQFLDCLKSIGTDYSPRLTVIVVKKRVGARFFAEIGGGLKNPPPGTVVDTVVTRPEWYDFFIVSQTVKNGCVAPTHYNVVYDTSQLKPDHVQRLTYKLCHMYYNWSGIIRVPAPCQYAHKLAFLVGQSIHREPNLMLSDKLYYL encoded by the exons ATGACTGgaagagccagagccagaggaaGACCTCCCAGACAGGCATCTGCTGTAGGAGATGCACCT TGGCAGGTGCAGCAGGGCATGCCCGGCCCTCTGCGTGGCCAgcggcagccccagccccagccgccccagccccagcagccccagcagctccacgctcctccagcacaggcagaagaGCCCAGGGGCCACGGGCACCTGCGCGGCTGCGAGAACCccctgcaggagaggaggcCAGAAGGTCAGAAAG GGTTACAGGTTTCCTCAGGACTCCAGGATTTGTCTTTAAGAGATAGGGGTGGACGTCGCAGAGATTTCCATGATCTTGGGGTAAACACTCGGCAAGCCATGGTGCATGTTCAGGAATCCAAAACTG gtttttcaggAAAGGTGATAAAGCTGACCACCAACCACTTCCGGCTGACGTCGCGCCCGCAGTGGGCTCTGTACCAGTACCACGTTGGCTACAGCCCCGAGATGGAGGCGCGGCGCCTGCGCTCGGCCCTGCTCTTCCAGCACGAGGAGACCATTGGCAAGACCCATGCCTTCGATGGGTCAATACTATTCCTGCCAAAGAAACTCGAGAACAAG gTTACTGAGCTGTTCAGTAGGACTCGAAACGGGGAGGATGTGAAGATAACAGTCACACTCACTAATGAGTTGCCACCCACTTCACCTACTTGCCTGCAGTTTTACAACATCATTTTTAGAAG gctTTTGAAGATGCTGAATTTGCAGCAGATTGGACGTAATTATTACAACCCCAGTGATCCAGTCAGCATCCCTAACCACAG GTTGATGGTGTGGCTGGGCTTCACAAGTTCCATCCTGCAGTATGAGGAGAACATCATGCTGTGTGCAGACGTGAGCCATAAGGTTCTCCGTGGGGAGACAGTGCTGGACACTATGCACAGCCTTCACTCCCAGGTTGGAGAGGAGAGATTCAGAGATGCCTGTGCTAAAGAGCTCATTGGTTTAATTGTTCTCACAAA GTACAATAACAGAACGTACAGAATTGATGACATCGACTGGGATAACAATCCAAAGAGTACCTTTAGAAAATCAGATGGTTCTGAGATGAGCTTTGTGGACTACTACAAAAAG CAATATAACATAGAAATTAGTGATTGGATGCAGCCTGTTCTGATCAGTCagatgaagaggaagagagggaacaTACAAGGATCTGTGGCTCTGATTCCAGAGCTGTGCTCCCTAACAG GACTGACGGACAAGATGCGCAGCGATTTCAATATGATGAAAGACCTGGCCATCCACACGCGGCTGCCACCTGAGCAGAGGCAGCGTGAGCTTGGGAGGCTTCTGAACTACATCCAGAA agatGACAATGTTCAGAAGGAGCTCCGAAACTGGGGTTTAAGCTTTGATTATAAATCAGTGTCCTTTACAGGAAGAGTTGTTCAAGGAGAAAAGATCTTTCAGTCAGGAACCATG TTCGATTACAACCCTCAGTTTGCCGACTGGACCAAGGAGACGCGCGGCTTGCCCCTGATCCGCTCGGTGCCCATGGACAGCTGGCTGCTCATCTACACCCGCCGCAACTACGACGTGGCCAacaccctgctgcagagcctcttCAAGGTCACCCCGTCCATGGGCATCCACATGAACAGGCCAAGCAT gATTGAAGTAGATGACAGAACAGAAGCATATTTAAGGGTTTTACAGCAAAGGGTTACCCCTGACATAAACATA gtaGTTTGTATCTTGTCTAGTTCCCGGAAGGATAAATATGATGCCATCAAGAAATACCTGTGTACAGagtgccccatccccagccagTGTGTGCTGGCTCGCACTTTGAGTAAGCCGCAGACTATCATGACGGTAGCCACAAAAATTGCCTTGCAAATGAACTGTAAAATGGGTGGAGAACTCTGGAGTGTTGAGATCCCC CTGAAGAAGGTGATGATTGTGGGCATTGATTGTTACCATGACACCGTCTCTGGGAAGCAGTCGATTGCGGGCTTTGTCGCCAGCCTGAATCAAACAGTCACACG GTGGTTCTCCCGCTGCGTTGTTCAGAGTCGTGGGCAGGAACTTGTGGATGGAATCAAAACCTGCTTGCAAA CTGCTCTGAGGAACTGGTCTAAATGGAATAAGTGTTTGCCCTCTCGTATTTTTGTGTATCGTGATGGTGTTGGAGATGGACAGCTCAACACTTTGGTTAATTATGAAGTGCCTCAATTTCTGGATTGCTTGAAGAGTATTGGTACTGACTACAG cCCGAGACTCACTGTGATTGTGGTGAAGAAACGAGTGGGGGCCAGGTTCTTTGCAGAGATTGGGGGAGGACTCAAAAACCCTCCCCCTGGGACTGTTGTTGATACGGTGGTGACCAGACCAGAGTG GTACGACTTCTTCATCGTGAGCCAGACGGTGAAGAACGGCTGCGTTGCGCCCACTCACTACAACGTCGTCTACGACACCAGCCAGCTGAAACCCGACCACGTGCAGCGCCTCACCTACAAGCTGTGCCACATGTACTACAACTGGTCG gGTATTATCAGAGTACCTGCTCCTTGCCAGTACGCTCATAAATTGGCTTTCCTTGTGGGTCAGAGTATTCACAGGGAGCCAAACCTGATGCTTTCAGACAAACTGTACTACCTCTGA